The Streptomyces avermitilis MA-4680 = NBRC 14893 genome contains a region encoding:
- the dndC gene encoding DNA phosphorothioation system sulfurtransferase DndC, whose protein sequence is MTTIPLNLGLTPVRRKPFGGRSLEEVVNELTEEIRELYTADQVPWVIGYSGGKDSTAVLQLVWMALKGLPAEQRTKAVHVISTDTLVENPVVAAWVSASLGTMQDAAQAQGLPVEPHRLTPEIKDTFWVNLLGRGYPAPRPKFRWCTERLKIKPSNAFIRSVVAAHGEAIMVLGIRKTESQARARAMEKHEKRRVRDRLSPNANLPNSLVYSPVEDWTNDDVWEFLMQKPNPWGYTNQDLLTMYQGASSDGECPLVVDSTTPSCGSSRFGCWTCTLVDEDKSMSAMIQNDEEKEWMTPLLELRNKLDAPFDEWKEGEEIPAGRKVGDPKPDKPARDFRRMNGKVMLFKDDAIHGPYLQSFREEWLKDLLDAQTWIRAHAPEHVQNIELITLEELHEIRRIWVFDKHEVEDSLPRIYQEATGESFPGGPLDEQLVMGSDEMDVLKQVCDGDDLHYNMVRELLAVERKYRTMARRSGLFQALEQAVQKGYYEDHEDAVEFATRKQKWRDDIAENLTFDDENELDAPA, encoded by the coding sequence ATGACCACCATCCCCCTCAACCTCGGGCTTACCCCCGTACGTCGCAAGCCGTTCGGTGGACGCTCCCTGGAGGAGGTCGTCAACGAACTGACGGAGGAGATCCGGGAGCTCTACACCGCCGACCAGGTGCCCTGGGTCATCGGCTACAGCGGGGGTAAGGATTCCACTGCTGTCCTGCAGCTGGTGTGGATGGCTCTCAAGGGCCTGCCTGCCGAGCAACGCACCAAGGCTGTGCATGTCATTAGCACCGACACGCTTGTGGAGAACCCGGTCGTTGCCGCCTGGGTGTCCGCCTCGCTGGGCACCATGCAGGATGCGGCGCAGGCGCAGGGTCTGCCGGTCGAGCCGCACCGCCTGACTCCGGAGATCAAGGACACCTTTTGGGTGAACTTGCTTGGCCGGGGCTATCCCGCCCCGCGCCCGAAGTTCCGCTGGTGCACCGAACGTCTGAAGATTAAGCCGTCGAACGCCTTCATCCGCAGTGTGGTCGCCGCTCACGGCGAGGCGATTATGGTCCTGGGTATCCGTAAAACGGAGAGCCAAGCCCGCGCCCGCGCCATGGAAAAGCACGAGAAGCGCCGCGTCCGCGACCGCCTCTCACCCAACGCAAACCTGCCCAACTCCCTCGTCTACAGCCCCGTTGAGGACTGGACCAACGACGACGTGTGGGAGTTCCTGATGCAAAAGCCCAATCCCTGGGGCTACACCAATCAGGACCTGCTCACTATGTATCAGGGCGCTTCCAGTGATGGCGAATGCCCGCTCGTGGTCGACTCCACTACTCCTTCCTGTGGCTCAAGCCGTTTCGGCTGCTGGACCTGCACCCTCGTCGATGAGGACAAGTCCATGTCCGCCATGATCCAGAACGACGAGGAAAAGGAGTGGATGACCCCTCTGTTGGAGCTACGTAATAAGCTCGACGCCCCATTTGATGAATGGAAAGAGGGCGAGGAAATTCCGGCTGGCCGCAAGGTTGGCGATCCTAAGCCTGACAAGCCGGCTCGCGACTTCCGTCGGATGAACGGCAAGGTCATGCTGTTCAAGGACGACGCCATCCACGGGCCTTATCTGCAGTCCTTCCGCGAAGAGTGGTTGAAGGACCTGCTGGACGCCCAGACTTGGATCCGTGCCCATGCTCCGGAGCACGTGCAGAACATCGAGCTGATCACGCTTGAGGAACTGCACGAGATCCGCCGGATCTGGGTGTTCGACAAGCACGAGGTCGAAGACAGCCTGCCGCGGATCTACCAGGAGGCCACCGGCGAGTCCTTCCCGGGTGGCCCGCTCGACGAGCAACTCGTCATGGGGTCCGACGAGATGGACGTCCTCAAGCAGGTCTGCGATGGCGACGACCTGCATTACAACATGGTCCGCGAGCTCCTCGCCGTTGAGCGGAAGTACCGCACCATGGCGCGCCGTTCAGGCCTCTTCCAGGCACTCGAGCAGGCTGTGCAGAAGGGCTACTACGAAGACCACGAAGACGCCGTGGAATTCGCCACCCGCAAACAGAAGTGGCGAGACGACATCGCCGAGAACCTGACCTTCGACGACGAAAACGAACTCGATGCTCCTGCGTAA
- the dndE gene encoding DNA sulfur modification protein DndE — MPVDHVRLSQPAKDRLSYLKRTTGVTQWNVLCRWALLLSLRDPSTPLVKDIVTDSNVEMSWRTFAGQYGDLYLALLKQRCVAIGEEPNDENIQRVLTVHVHRGIGYLGADKQMATVEGMVGAVVPT; from the coding sequence ATGCCGGTTGACCACGTCCGTCTGTCTCAGCCGGCCAAGGATCGGCTGTCCTACCTCAAGCGCACCACCGGCGTCACTCAGTGGAACGTGCTGTGCCGCTGGGCGCTGCTGCTGTCGCTGAGGGACCCTTCCACCCCGCTGGTGAAGGACATCGTCACTGACTCCAACGTTGAGATGAGCTGGAGGACCTTCGCCGGCCAGTACGGCGACCTCTACCTGGCCCTGCTCAAGCAGCGCTGTGTCGCCATCGGTGAGGAGCCCAATGACGAGAACATCCAGCGCGTCCTGACCGTCCACGTGCACCGCGGCATCGGCTACCTCGGTGCCGACAAGCAGATGGCCACGGTCGAAGGAATGGTCGGCGCCGTCGTGCCCACCTGA
- a CDS encoding DNA phosphorothioation-associated putative methyltransferase: MQQIWGSERRRTAIGRMALSVPARQALADRQLVAERTILDYGCGRGDDVRALQQLDCQVVGWDPYYRTDTQLVATDVVLLTYVLNVIEDPAERRQTLKQAWELTSTLLVVSARLTWEKSKVHGEGFGDGLLTSRQTFQHLYATSELREYVEQVTGARVVAAAPGVIYAFRDEGARLSYLAQRVIPDAAWLASEDTASAVSAVVDFFERRGRAPRIEEMPRTVAELLAHLRPGEVKRLLRDGADAERADAGAKRSTLNTLLYLAVELFNGRGPFASLPVGLQQDVRTFFSSYKEACQRADRLLFKLRDDGYVRNAMNASAAGKITPTALYVHRRALGRIPTVLRLYEHCASIAAGRPEQWTVAKLKHQGRAVSWLDYPDFDKDPHPRIWSSYMVDLQTLQTSHLSYENSANRPLLHRKHEFLAPDDPDVPRYRRLTESEMRAGLYKRPHLIGTENGWEAELVRCGRQLRGHRLVRRTET; encoded by the coding sequence ATGCAGCAAATCTGGGGTAGTGAGCGTCGCCGGACAGCGATCGGGCGGATGGCCTTGTCGGTGCCCGCGCGTCAGGCTTTGGCGGATCGCCAGTTGGTGGCTGAGCGGACGATCCTCGACTACGGCTGTGGCCGTGGCGACGACGTCAGAGCTTTGCAGCAACTGGACTGCCAGGTGGTGGGTTGGGATCCGTACTACCGCACCGATACGCAACTAGTCGCCACCGATGTGGTGCTGCTGACCTACGTGTTGAACGTGATCGAGGATCCGGCGGAGCGTCGGCAGACCTTGAAGCAGGCGTGGGAGCTGACCTCGACGCTGCTGGTTGTCTCAGCGCGCCTGACATGGGAGAAGTCGAAAGTTCACGGTGAGGGGTTCGGTGACGGGCTGCTGACGAGCCGGCAGACGTTCCAGCATCTGTATGCCACGAGTGAGCTGCGGGAGTACGTGGAGCAAGTGACCGGCGCGCGAGTGGTGGCGGCTGCGCCCGGGGTAATCTACGCGTTCCGGGACGAGGGTGCCCGGCTGAGCTATCTGGCACAGCGTGTGATCCCGGATGCCGCGTGGCTTGCTTCCGAGGACACTGCCTCGGCGGTGAGTGCGGTGGTGGACTTCTTCGAACGTCGGGGACGTGCGCCCCGTATTGAGGAGATGCCGCGGACCGTTGCAGAGCTGTTGGCTCATCTGCGGCCAGGCGAGGTCAAGCGCCTGCTGAGGGACGGTGCTGATGCTGAGCGGGCTGATGCGGGGGCTAAGCGATCGACGCTGAACACCTTGCTCTATTTGGCGGTGGAACTGTTCAACGGTCGGGGGCCGTTCGCGAGTCTGCCGGTGGGCTTGCAGCAGGACGTGCGTACGTTCTTCAGTTCCTACAAAGAGGCGTGTCAACGCGCTGATCGGCTGTTGTTCAAGCTCCGCGACGACGGCTATGTACGCAATGCCATGAATGCGTCTGCTGCGGGTAAGATAACACCGACGGCTCTGTATGTGCATCGACGCGCGCTGGGGCGAATCCCGACGGTGTTGCGTTTGTACGAGCACTGCGCATCGATCGCTGCTGGTCGCCCGGAACAGTGGACGGTGGCAAAGCTCAAGCATCAGGGGAGGGCAGTGTCTTGGCTGGACTACCCAGACTTTGACAAAGACCCGCATCCACGGATCTGGTCCTCCTACATGGTGGACCTGCAGACGCTTCAGACGTCCCATCTCTCCTATGAGAACTCGGCCAACCGCCCCCTGCTCCACCGCAAGCATGAGTTTCTGGCACCGGATGATCCGGACGTGCCGCGATACCGCCGGTTGACCGAGTCTGAAATGCGGGCCGGGCTGTATAAACGGCCGCACCTGATTGGGACCGAGAACGGCTGGGAAGCCGAGCTCGTCAGATGCGGCCGGCAACTGCGCGGGCACCGCCTGGTGCGTCGCACGGAGACGTAG
- a CDS encoding DUF3293 domain-containing protein, giving the protein MDNTRASATPRNWAGYQQAVVDIRLADRTVRVVPGPQGTAEGHFPEPAGRTIHVITACNPYGRTASAEDNGRAQALLFEEIGRRRLAWWPAAGGTVCGAHVEESAALVGLSDAEARELGRHFGQDAVFAWTPDAWRLLSCSSDETAVSGWTMSTQQPRDPGSCLT; this is encoded by the coding sequence ATGGACAACACCCGCGCATCAGCCACGCCCCGGAACTGGGCGGGCTACCAGCAGGCAGTCGTGGACATCCGACTCGCCGACCGCACGGTGAGGGTCGTGCCGGGCCCGCAGGGTACAGCCGAAGGCCACTTCCCAGAACCGGCCGGGCGCACCATCCATGTGATCACCGCATGCAATCCCTATGGCCGTACGGCCTCTGCCGAGGACAACGGCCGTGCCCAGGCGCTGCTGTTCGAGGAGATCGGCCGGCGTCGGCTCGCCTGGTGGCCCGCGGCAGGAGGCACCGTGTGCGGTGCGCACGTCGAGGAGAGCGCCGCCCTCGTCGGCCTGAGCGACGCCGAGGCGCGTGAACTGGGCCGGCACTTCGGCCAGGACGCGGTCTTCGCCTGGACCCCTGACGCCTGGCGTCTGCTGTCGTGCTCCAGCGATGAGACAGCCGTGTCCGGGTGGACCATGTCC
- a CDS encoding DUF6882 domain-containing protein, with translation MGMFKRANEAESADQAGERADLSLLLLQGEDMIEQLGRAHMSWGLGSADRWDLDQTTGIITWTFPDKTAAAPAQILGSFSPGSGSWLWAWANKSILPDMSRDARSFRDWADDNGHPALAQPKIEADEKAAATLVALAVRVTKATGYYRGPGGNSAVIITFGPVTLTAADGSVSNFNINID, from the coding sequence ATGGGAATGTTCAAGCGGGCCAATGAGGCGGAGAGTGCTGATCAGGCCGGGGAGCGAGCCGACTTGAGCCTCCTGCTGCTGCAGGGCGAAGACATGATCGAACAGTTGGGTCGTGCCCACATGTCCTGGGGGCTGGGTTCAGCGGACCGCTGGGATCTGGATCAGACGACCGGCATCATCACCTGGACCTTCCCTGACAAGACGGCGGCAGCACCCGCGCAGATCCTCGGCAGTTTCAGCCCCGGCTCGGGCTCGTGGCTGTGGGCCTGGGCCAACAAGAGCATCCTCCCCGACATGAGCCGTGACGCCCGCAGCTTCCGGGACTGGGCAGACGACAACGGGCATCCCGCTCTCGCCCAGCCGAAGATCGAGGCCGATGAGAAGGCCGCTGCGACGCTTGTGGCCTTGGCTGTTCGGGTCACCAAGGCGACCGGCTATTACCGGGGCCCGGGAGGCAACTCCGCCGTGATCATCACGTTCGGTCCGGTCACTCTGACCGCCGCTGACGGCAGCGTCTCCAACTTCAACATCAATATCGACTAG
- a CDS encoding DUF6308 family protein, producing the protein MSTIGTLRGCAEKHLRTYADPRGPRAFRTYDWQGDPERLSPLDCLAPSLLSVRIGYRQVVPLFRPDGPGAEVLHAMEAVLANQACATADFLDVTLDPSTGPWSLVDRALVATGEAGGTGLPDLKAVAVTKILHRKRPNLVPIFDRNIYQFYLGEKPISGAYKDTPRRLWPLLQADLRRQKQWVQDLIAPVRTPDDRPLSLLRAADIIIWEHTASEATPDGALLRLGARSPLRGCTRRASSTLLNGVVT; encoded by the coding sequence GTGAGCACCATCGGAACACTGCGTGGTTGCGCGGAGAAGCACCTGCGGACCTACGCAGATCCTCGAGGTCCCCGAGCCTTCCGTACGTATGACTGGCAGGGCGATCCGGAACGACTGAGCCCGTTGGACTGCTTGGCGCCGTCTCTGCTGAGCGTTCGTATCGGCTACAGGCAGGTGGTTCCGTTGTTCCGCCCCGACGGCCCGGGGGCTGAAGTTCTACACGCCATGGAGGCGGTGCTTGCGAATCAGGCGTGTGCGACAGCGGATTTCTTGGACGTGACGCTGGATCCGTCGACGGGACCCTGGTCTCTGGTCGATCGAGCATTGGTTGCTACAGGTGAAGCCGGCGGTACAGGGTTGCCCGATCTCAAGGCCGTTGCCGTCACAAAAATCCTCCACCGTAAGCGACCTAATCTTGTGCCGATTTTCGACAGGAATATTTACCAGTTCTACCTGGGAGAAAAGCCAATTTCCGGCGCTTATAAGGACACCCCTCGTCGCTTATGGCCGCTCCTGCAAGCAGATCTGCGCCGTCAGAAGCAATGGGTCCAAGACCTCATCGCCCCCGTCCGTACGCCTGACGACAGACCGCTCAGCCTTCTTCGAGCGGCAGACATCATTATCTGGGAGCACACTGCCAGCGAAGCGACGCCTGATGGTGCTCTGCTGAGACTGGGGGCACGTTCGCCGTTGCGTGGGTGTACCCGGCGGGCGTCTTCTACCCTGCTGAATGGTGTCGTTACCTAG
- the dndB gene encoding DNA sulfur modification protein DndB yields the protein MQTEAASKTAGRAATRASTGFEYTFPAIRGVQAGREFYASMCPLRLIPKIFLFDEDDLSAELRAQRVLNKGRLPALARYILDNPDDYVFSALTASVDGDMAFECQGAEGSAHRTGQLRIPMDARFLINDGQHRRAAIELALKEKPDLGDETIAVVFFHDTGLSRSQQMFADLNRHAVRPARSIGVLYDHRDLNAQITRALTERSAIFKGFVEMEKSTLSARSRKLFTLSALYYGNQSLLQGLDLKQDEAIKLTQSFWEAVDTALPEWAMVRGKQLSAQEMRRDFIHSHGIALHALGRVGNALLRESVKEAAWKRRLVPLTDVDWTRGNIDWEGRAIVGGRVSKSHQNVTLTVNYLRKHLGLELSPEERRVEDAYLRGEA from the coding sequence GTGCAGACTGAAGCGGCGAGCAAGACTGCGGGGCGGGCTGCCACGCGAGCGTCAACGGGCTTTGAATACACCTTTCCTGCGATCCGTGGAGTGCAGGCGGGGCGGGAGTTCTATGCGTCGATGTGCCCGCTGCGGCTCATCCCGAAGATCTTCCTCTTCGACGAAGATGATCTTTCCGCTGAGCTGAGAGCCCAGCGGGTGCTTAATAAGGGACGCCTGCCGGCGCTCGCTCGCTACATTCTGGACAATCCCGACGATTACGTCTTCAGTGCCCTGACCGCGTCCGTGGACGGGGATATGGCCTTCGAATGTCAGGGCGCAGAGGGTTCTGCGCACCGCACGGGGCAGTTGCGCATCCCCATGGATGCCCGCTTCCTGATCAACGACGGACAGCATCGCCGCGCCGCCATCGAGCTCGCGCTGAAGGAGAAGCCTGACCTCGGGGACGAGACCATCGCTGTCGTCTTCTTCCATGACACTGGCCTCTCTCGCTCCCAGCAGATGTTCGCCGACCTCAACCGGCATGCCGTCCGCCCGGCGCGCTCCATCGGGGTCCTGTACGACCACCGGGACCTCAACGCTCAGATCACGCGCGCCCTCACGGAACGCTCAGCCATCTTCAAGGGCTTTGTTGAGATGGAGAAGAGCACGCTCTCCGCTCGCTCGCGCAAGCTGTTCACTCTTAGCGCCCTGTATTACGGCAACCAGTCCCTCCTTCAAGGCCTCGACCTCAAGCAGGACGAGGCGATCAAGCTGACGCAGTCGTTCTGGGAAGCCGTGGACACGGCGCTGCCGGAGTGGGCGATGGTCCGCGGTAAGCAGCTTTCCGCCCAGGAGATGCGTCGGGACTTCATCCACAGCCACGGCATCGCCCTGCATGCGCTGGGCCGCGTTGGAAACGCGCTGTTGCGGGAGTCGGTCAAGGAGGCTGCATGGAAGAGGCGGTTGGTTCCGCTGACGGATGTGGACTGGACCCGGGGCAACATCGACTGGGAGGGGCGTGCCATCGTCGGCGGCCGCGTTTCCAAAAGCCATCAAAACGTGACATTGACCGTTAATTACCTGCGTAAGCATCTGGGCCTGGAGTTGAGCCCGGAAGAGCGGCGCGTGGAAGACGCATATCTGCGAGGCGAGGCATGA
- the dndA gene encoding cysteine desulfurase DndA, whose protein sequence is MSAVVAYLDVAATTRVDPRVAEVVLHWMTEDFGNAGSRTHEYGARAKKAVQQARSYLADTVGAKTEEVIFTSGATESNNIALLGLAPHGERTGKKHIITSAIEHKAVLEPLLHLAETRGFTVDVLEPGASGRITVEQVMEHVRPDTLAVSLMHVNNETGVIQPVAELAERLRSTPTYLHVDAAQGYGKIAGDLTAPIDLISISGHKIGAPKGVGALITRRRGWDKAPLEPIMFGGGQERKLRPGTLPVPLIMGLHEAARIFHESRDNWEREARAMREQILEALGKTRFRVNGDQAHTVPHILNVSFDQLNAEALIVRLKDQVAIATGSACTSASYTPSHVLQAMGLPDDVAANGLRFSWFPPQARDFDPLPIAETIARMQPQEG, encoded by the coding sequence GTGAGCGCCGTGGTGGCGTATCTGGATGTTGCGGCGACGACACGGGTGGATCCCCGGGTAGCCGAGGTCGTCCTGCACTGGATGACAGAGGACTTCGGCAACGCCGGCAGCCGCACCCATGAATACGGCGCCCGCGCCAAGAAGGCTGTCCAGCAAGCCCGTTCCTATCTCGCGGACACCGTAGGCGCGAAGACCGAGGAAGTGATCTTCACCAGCGGGGCGACGGAGTCCAACAACATCGCCCTGCTCGGCCTCGCTCCACATGGCGAGCGGACCGGCAAGAAGCACATCATCACCTCCGCCATCGAACACAAGGCCGTCCTCGAGCCCCTGTTGCACCTCGCGGAAACCCGCGGCTTCACCGTGGACGTTCTTGAGCCGGGTGCGTCAGGCCGAATCACTGTCGAGCAGGTCATGGAGCACGTGCGCCCCGACACACTCGCGGTGTCTCTGATGCACGTCAACAACGAGACCGGAGTCATCCAGCCGGTCGCCGAGCTAGCCGAGCGCCTGCGGTCCACGCCGACCTACCTCCACGTGGACGCCGCCCAGGGATACGGCAAGATCGCCGGCGATCTGACCGCGCCAATCGACCTGATCAGCATCAGCGGCCACAAGATCGGCGCACCGAAGGGGGTCGGAGCGCTCATCACACGACGTCGCGGCTGGGATAAGGCTCCACTGGAGCCGATCATGTTCGGCGGTGGCCAGGAGAGGAAGCTGCGTCCCGGAACTCTGCCGGTCCCGCTGATCATGGGCCTCCACGAGGCCGCGCGGATCTTCCACGAGAGCCGGGATAACTGGGAGCGCGAGGCACGAGCGATGCGTGAGCAGATCTTGGAAGCGCTCGGCAAGACACGCTTCCGGGTCAACGGAGATCAGGCTCACACCGTGCCGCACATCCTCAATGTCTCCTTCGACCAGCTCAACGCTGAAGCCTTGATTGTCCGACTCAAGGATCAGGTCGCCATTGCAACAGGTTCGGCGTGCACCAGCGCCTCCTACACCCCTAGCCACGTGCTCCAGGCTATGGGCCTTCCCGATGACGTGGCTGCCAATGGGCTGCGGTTTTCCTGGTTCCCTCCGCAAGCGAGGGACTTCGACCCTCTTCCCATTGCCGAAACCATTGCCCGCATGCAGCCTCAGGAAGGCTGA
- the dndD gene encoding DNA sulfur modification protein DndD: MLLRKITLEEFGAYRGKQSLDLTPKKNKPIILIGGLNGCGKTTLLDAIQLVLYGNRARCSGRGTKAYETYLRESINRKADPSRGSAITLEFTVMTGGHEHYYRLVRSWHISGKTLKEFLNVYVDETYGERVKAQRSAEPEGKFNRLLSEGWADHVESLLPLEIASLAFFDGEKIESLANPERAASVIESAVHSLLGVSTVQQLRNDLLALQRRQKLSEEEQHLLDNIRAQEAEREAVVSQYDIAHQELAHSRSELGKAQRKLDSLEKAFADEGGDLFTRRVELENDRKQALVRLAQVRTELTQLAAGPLPLLMVAPLLDDVRQQARIEQEAQQSAQVLEVLEERDRWLLELMPDATRAEVLKRLDDDRAERAAKTQLAVDLRLPHDALAQLTVLDELLQRDTQRSAQLLHSAAELAEHLDQLDRQLAGVPAQDKVEALQAARGEQIVEVTRCETTRDRATAKLEDLKRRREHVTTLLERAHKEFVRTKVKAEEVERVIKYSEKARDTLERFGSALLERHISRLEVAVLQSFKVLMRKQGLVRDLRIDTDKFILTLADADGEAIDPARLSAGERQLLAVSLLWGLMRVAGNRLPSVIDTPLGRLDSRHREHLVDRYFPNASDQVLLLSTDEEIDEYLLGRLEKSVAHTYTLVHDDTEFTTAVVEGYWWSAGASHAG; encoded by the coding sequence ATGCTCCTGCGTAAGATCACCCTCGAAGAATTCGGGGCGTACCGCGGAAAGCAGTCTCTCGACCTTACCCCCAAGAAGAACAAGCCGATCATCCTGATCGGCGGGTTGAACGGGTGCGGCAAGACGACTCTGCTCGACGCCATCCAGCTGGTGCTTTACGGCAACCGGGCGCGCTGCAGCGGTCGTGGCACCAAGGCCTACGAGACGTACCTGCGGGAGAGCATCAACCGCAAGGCCGACCCCAGCCGCGGTTCTGCCATCACCCTCGAATTCACCGTCATGACCGGTGGGCACGAGCACTACTACCGTCTCGTCCGCAGCTGGCACATCAGCGGTAAGACCCTCAAAGAGTTCCTCAACGTCTACGTCGACGAGACCTATGGCGAGCGGGTGAAAGCGCAGCGCAGCGCGGAGCCGGAAGGCAAGTTCAACCGCCTCCTCAGTGAGGGCTGGGCAGACCACGTCGAGTCGCTGCTGCCGTTGGAGATCGCCTCCCTCGCCTTCTTCGACGGCGAGAAGATTGAGTCGCTGGCCAACCCCGAACGGGCGGCGTCCGTCATCGAGTCGGCCGTGCACTCCCTGCTGGGCGTCAGCACCGTCCAGCAGCTGCGCAACGATCTTCTGGCCCTCCAGCGGCGCCAGAAGCTGTCCGAGGAGGAACAGCATCTCCTGGACAACATCCGTGCCCAGGAAGCCGAACGCGAAGCGGTGGTGTCCCAGTACGACATCGCGCACCAGGAACTGGCCCACTCCCGCAGCGAACTCGGCAAGGCGCAGCGCAAGCTGGACAGCCTGGAGAAGGCGTTCGCTGACGAGGGTGGCGATCTGTTCACCCGGCGCGTCGAGCTGGAAAACGACAGGAAGCAGGCCCTCGTCCGCCTGGCCCAGGTGCGCACGGAGCTCACGCAACTTGCAGCAGGACCCCTGCCGTTGTTGATGGTCGCACCGCTTCTCGACGACGTCCGGCAGCAAGCCAGAATCGAGCAGGAAGCCCAGCAGTCCGCCCAGGTCCTCGAGGTCCTCGAAGAGCGCGATCGGTGGCTGCTGGAGTTGATGCCCGACGCCACCCGAGCCGAGGTCCTCAAGCGGCTGGACGACGACCGCGCCGAGCGCGCCGCCAAGACGCAGCTGGCGGTGGATCTGCGCCTGCCGCACGACGCGCTGGCCCAGCTCACCGTCCTCGACGAACTGCTCCAGCGGGATACCCAGCGCTCCGCGCAGCTGCTTCATAGCGCCGCTGAACTGGCCGAGCATCTGGACCAGCTGGATCGGCAGCTTGCCGGCGTTCCCGCACAGGACAAGGTCGAAGCCCTCCAGGCGGCCCGGGGCGAGCAGATCGTAGAGGTAACCCGCTGTGAGACGACTCGCGACCGTGCCACAGCCAAGCTTGAGGACCTCAAGCGGCGCCGTGAACACGTCACCACGCTGCTGGAGCGTGCGCACAAAGAGTTCGTCCGCACCAAGGTGAAGGCGGAAGAAGTCGAGCGGGTGATCAAGTACTCGGAGAAGGCCCGCGACACTCTCGAGCGTTTCGGCTCCGCGCTCCTTGAGCGGCACATCAGTCGGCTCGAAGTGGCCGTTCTGCAGAGCTTCAAGGTCCTCATGCGCAAGCAGGGTCTCGTGCGCGACCTGCGCATCGATACCGACAAGTTCATCCTCACCCTGGCTGACGCCGATGGCGAGGCCATCGATCCGGCGCGTCTGAGTGCGGGTGAGCGCCAGCTTCTGGCTGTCTCGCTGCTCTGGGGTTTGATGCGCGTCGCCGGCAACCGGCTGCCCAGCGTCATCGACACCCCTCTGGGCCGTCTCGACAGCCGTCACCGCGAGCACCTCGTCGACCGCTACTTCCCCAACGCCAGCGACCAGGTTCTCCTGCTGTCCACCGACGAGGAGATCGACGAGTATCTGCTGGGCCGCTTGGAGAAGTCCGTCGCCCACACCTACACGCTCGTCCACGACGACACCGAATTCACCACCGCCGTCGTCGAAGGCTACTGGTGGAGTGCAGGAGCCTCGCATGCCGGTTGA